The Patagioenas fasciata isolate bPatFas1 chromosome 25, bPatFas1.hap1, whole genome shotgun sequence genome includes a region encoding these proteins:
- the LOC136112639 gene encoding discoidin, CUB and LCCL domain-containing protein 1-like isoform X1: MRTGGGSARGALVLALLRRCLLLGPLGLRPAGGQDGDGCGHTLLTPHSGTLSSKNYPGTYPNHTACRWWLRTPPGTSLLLAFGDVDLEPSEHCARSSVLLTNPQAGTAYGPYCRNAVPATPLLVTNSSTVIVLFNSTSHHSGRGLLLSYATSQHPDLVSCLVRGTHYTQEHVSVYCPAGCKDIDGDIWGNPSQGYRDTSVLCKAAVHAGVIADELGGQVALSREKGITLYESAFANGLHSKRGSLSEKRLVFHKACDDALEVAAFNASSWWHEVDMLGQDRTWVAERAALGTAGHSWATEPGTEAAWLELDLGTRRNVTGIITKGSSEQHNYYVTSYRVSSSRDGKNWRPYRGSSGQEDKIFEGNTDSRGEVSNAFIPPIVARYVRVTPQSWHQHVALKVALVGCQLARVRVPRPYVPSVPKEVPVPTSRPASHTPIPGITLDPEKTGSTLLVMLLIGGFILLCSSLLLLVFLCRRKRKLAAELNGGIMKGYPKLGPSQVCSLQSLPPSGSALASFPTTAAPEDLDQTHSPEYAEPDLVQVTTSSQTGPSTFKPLPDEGYTLPLVVSHYDVPGKYHEYAEPLLPEPEYATPFSEPEPASTHRSPGGMPRLPVSSPLRYDAPAPRAGELPTGACTIPRAEQTAGPGGDAPSVEGAVEDSPLSHVYHEAL, from the exons atgCGGACGGGCGGCGGGTCGGCGCGGGGGGCGCTGGTGCTGGCGCTGCTCCGCCGCTGCCTCCTGCTGGGACCGCTGGGGCTGCGCCCGGCCGGCGGACAGGACG GGGATGGCTGCGGCCACACGCTGCTGACACCCCACAGTGGCACCCTCAGCTCCAAGAACTACCCGGGCACCTACCCCAACCACACCGCCTGCCGCTGGTGGCTGCGCACGCCCCCGGGCACCTCCCTCCTCCTGGCCTTTGGGGACGTGGACCTGGAACCCTCTGAGCACTGTGCccgcagctctgtgctgctcacCAACCCCCAGGCTGGCACTGCCTATG GGCCCTACTGCAGGAATGCTGTCCCTGCCACCCCACTCCTGGTGACAAACTCCAGCACTGTCATCGTCCTGTTCAACAGCACCAGCCACCACTCAGGACGAGGTCTCCTTCTGTCCTACGCCACCTCGCAGCACCCAG ACCTGGTCTCCTGCCTGGTACGAGGCACCCACTACACCCAGGAGCATGTCAG TGTGTACTGTCCCGCGGGCTGCAAGGACATCGACGGGGACATCTGGGGTAACCCCAGCCAGGGCTACCGGGAC ACCTCAGTACTGTGCAAGGCAGCCGTGCACGCTGGGGTGATCGCAGACGAGCTGGGCGGGCAGGTCGCCCTGTCCCGGGAGAAGGGGATCACGCTCTACGAGTCAGCCTTCGCCAATGGGCTCCACTCCAAAAG GGGATCCCTCTCTGAGAAGCGGCTCGTATTCCACAaag CTTGTGATGATGCGCTGGAGGTGGCTGCCTTCAATGCCTCGTCCTGGTGGCACGAGGTGGACATGCTGGGCCAAGACAGAACCTGGGTGGCTGAACGGGCAGCGCTGGGCACCGCCGGTCACTCCTGGGCCACCGAACCTGGCACTGAGGCCGCCTGGCTGGAGCTGGACCTAGGCACCCGCAGGAATGTCACTG GCATCATCACAAAGGGGTCATCCGAGCAGCACAACTACTATGTGACGTCCTACCGGGTCTCCTCCAGCCGTGACGGGAAGAACTGGAGACCCTACAGAGGCAGCAGTGGCCAGGAGGACAAG ATCTTTGAAGGAAACACTGACAGCCGAGGGGAGGTCTCCAATGCCTTCATTCCCCCCATTGTCGCCCGCTATGTCCGTGTCACACCCCAGAGCTGGCACCAGCATGTGGCCTTGAAGGTAGCCTTGGTGGGCTGCCAGCTGGCACGGGTCCGCGTTCCCCGACCCTACG tgcccagtgtccccaaggaggtccctgtccccaccagccGCCCAGCCAGCCACACACCCATCCCTGGCATCACCCTGGATCCGGAGAAGACAG GCTCCACACTGCTGGTGATGCTGCTTATTGGCGGTTTcattctcctctgctccagcctccTGCTGCTGGTTTTCCTCTGCCGCAGGAAGAG GAAGCTGGCGGCAGAGCTTAACGGTGGGATCATGAAAG GGTACCCCAAGCTGGGTCCGAGCCAGGTGTGCTCCCTGCAGAGCCTGCCGCCCTCTGGCTCTGCACTGGCCTCGTTCCCCACGACGGCTGCGCCGGAGGACCTCGACCAGACCCATTCACCAG AATATGCTGAGCCAGATCTGGTGCAGGTGACCACCAGCAGCCAGACGGGACCCTCCACCTTCAAGCCTCTCCCGGATGAGGGCTACACTCTGCCACTGGTCGTGAGCCACTACGACGTGCCGGGAAAATACCACGAGTACGCAGAGCCGCTGCTGCCCGAGCCCGAGTACGCCACACCGTTCAGCGAGCCCGAACCCGCCAGCACCCACCGCAGCCCCGGCGGCATGCCAAGGCTCCCCGTTTCCTCCCCGCTGCGGTACGACGCACCCGCCCCGCGGGCCGGGGAGCTGCCCACCGGGGCGTGCACGATCCCCCGGGCGGAGCAGACTGCTGGCCCTGGTGGGGATGCCCCCTCTGTGGAGGGCGCCGTGGAGGACAGTCCTCTCTCGCACGTGTACCACGAGGCCTTGTGA
- the LOC136112639 gene encoding discoidin, CUB and LCCL domain-containing protein 1-like isoform X3, whose translation MRTGGGSARGALVLALLRRCLLLGPLGLRPAGGQDGDGCGHTLLTPHSGTLSSKNYPGTYPNHTACRWWLRTPPGTSLLLAFGDVDLEPSEHCARSSVLLTNPQAGTAYGPYCRNAVPATPLLVTNSSTVIVLFNSTSHHSGRGLLLSYATSQHPDLVSCLVRGTHYTQEHVSVYCPAGCKDIDGDIWGNPSQGYRDTSVLCKAAVHAGVIADELGGQVALSREKGITLYESAFANGLHSKRGSLSEKRLVFHKACDDALEVAAFNASSWWHEVDMLGQDRTWVAERAALGTAGHSWATEPGTEAAWLELDLGTRRNVTGIITKGSSEQHNYYVTSYRVSSSRDGKNWRPYRGSSGQEDKIFEGNTDSRGEVSNAFIPPIVARYVRVTPQSWHQHVALKVALVGCQLARVRVPRPYVPSVPKEVPVPTSRPASHTPIPGITLDPEKTGSTLLVMLLIGGFILLCSSLLLLVFLCRRKRKLAAELNGGIMKGYPKLGPSQVCSLQSLPPSGSALASFPTTAAPEDLDQTHSPGDHQQPDGTLHLQASPG comes from the exons atgCGGACGGGCGGCGGGTCGGCGCGGGGGGCGCTGGTGCTGGCGCTGCTCCGCCGCTGCCTCCTGCTGGGACCGCTGGGGCTGCGCCCGGCCGGCGGACAGGACG GGGATGGCTGCGGCCACACGCTGCTGACACCCCACAGTGGCACCCTCAGCTCCAAGAACTACCCGGGCACCTACCCCAACCACACCGCCTGCCGCTGGTGGCTGCGCACGCCCCCGGGCACCTCCCTCCTCCTGGCCTTTGGGGACGTGGACCTGGAACCCTCTGAGCACTGTGCccgcagctctgtgctgctcacCAACCCCCAGGCTGGCACTGCCTATG GGCCCTACTGCAGGAATGCTGTCCCTGCCACCCCACTCCTGGTGACAAACTCCAGCACTGTCATCGTCCTGTTCAACAGCACCAGCCACCACTCAGGACGAGGTCTCCTTCTGTCCTACGCCACCTCGCAGCACCCAG ACCTGGTCTCCTGCCTGGTACGAGGCACCCACTACACCCAGGAGCATGTCAG TGTGTACTGTCCCGCGGGCTGCAAGGACATCGACGGGGACATCTGGGGTAACCCCAGCCAGGGCTACCGGGAC ACCTCAGTACTGTGCAAGGCAGCCGTGCACGCTGGGGTGATCGCAGACGAGCTGGGCGGGCAGGTCGCCCTGTCCCGGGAGAAGGGGATCACGCTCTACGAGTCAGCCTTCGCCAATGGGCTCCACTCCAAAAG GGGATCCCTCTCTGAGAAGCGGCTCGTATTCCACAaag CTTGTGATGATGCGCTGGAGGTGGCTGCCTTCAATGCCTCGTCCTGGTGGCACGAGGTGGACATGCTGGGCCAAGACAGAACCTGGGTGGCTGAACGGGCAGCGCTGGGCACCGCCGGTCACTCCTGGGCCACCGAACCTGGCACTGAGGCCGCCTGGCTGGAGCTGGACCTAGGCACCCGCAGGAATGTCACTG GCATCATCACAAAGGGGTCATCCGAGCAGCACAACTACTATGTGACGTCCTACCGGGTCTCCTCCAGCCGTGACGGGAAGAACTGGAGACCCTACAGAGGCAGCAGTGGCCAGGAGGACAAG ATCTTTGAAGGAAACACTGACAGCCGAGGGGAGGTCTCCAATGCCTTCATTCCCCCCATTGTCGCCCGCTATGTCCGTGTCACACCCCAGAGCTGGCACCAGCATGTGGCCTTGAAGGTAGCCTTGGTGGGCTGCCAGCTGGCACGGGTCCGCGTTCCCCGACCCTACG tgcccagtgtccccaaggaggtccctgtccccaccagccGCCCAGCCAGCCACACACCCATCCCTGGCATCACCCTGGATCCGGAGAAGACAG GCTCCACACTGCTGGTGATGCTGCTTATTGGCGGTTTcattctcctctgctccagcctccTGCTGCTGGTTTTCCTCTGCCGCAGGAAGAG GAAGCTGGCGGCAGAGCTTAACGGTGGGATCATGAAAG GGTACCCCAAGCTGGGTCCGAGCCAGGTGTGCTCCCTGCAGAGCCTGCCGCCCTCTGGCTCTGCACTGGCCTCGTTCCCCACGACGGCTGCGCCGGAGGACCTCGACCAGACCCATTCACCAG GTGACCACCAGCAGCCAGACGGGACCCTCCACCTTCAAGCCTCTCCCGGATGA
- the LOC136112639 gene encoding discoidin, CUB and LCCL domain-containing protein 1-like isoform X2, which produces MRTGGGSARGALVLALLRRCLLLGPLGLRPAGGQDGDGCGHTLLTPHSGTLSSKNYPGTYPNHTACRWWLRTPPGTSLLLAFGDVDLEPSEHCARSSVLLTNPQAGTAYGPYCRNAVPATPLLVTNSSTVIVLFNSTSHHSGRGLLLSYATSQHPVCTVPRAARTSTGTSGVTPARATGTGSLSEKRLVFHKACDDALEVAAFNASSWWHEVDMLGQDRTWVAERAALGTAGHSWATEPGTEAAWLELDLGTRRNVTGIITKGSSEQHNYYVTSYRVSSSRDGKNWRPYRGSSGQEDKIFEGNTDSRGEVSNAFIPPIVARYVRVTPQSWHQHVALKVALVGCQLARVRVPRPYVPSVPKEVPVPTSRPASHTPIPGITLDPEKTGSTLLVMLLIGGFILLCSSLLLLVFLCRRKRKLAAELNGGIMKGYPKLGPSQVCSLQSLPPSGSALASFPTTAAPEDLDQTHSPEYAEPDLVQVTTSSQTGPSTFKPLPDEGYTLPLVVSHYDVPGKYHEYAEPLLPEPEYATPFSEPEPASTHRSPGGMPRLPVSSPLRYDAPAPRAGELPTGACTIPRAEQTAGPGGDAPSVEGAVEDSPLSHVYHEAL; this is translated from the exons atgCGGACGGGCGGCGGGTCGGCGCGGGGGGCGCTGGTGCTGGCGCTGCTCCGCCGCTGCCTCCTGCTGGGACCGCTGGGGCTGCGCCCGGCCGGCGGACAGGACG GGGATGGCTGCGGCCACACGCTGCTGACACCCCACAGTGGCACCCTCAGCTCCAAGAACTACCCGGGCACCTACCCCAACCACACCGCCTGCCGCTGGTGGCTGCGCACGCCCCCGGGCACCTCCCTCCTCCTGGCCTTTGGGGACGTGGACCTGGAACCCTCTGAGCACTGTGCccgcagctctgtgctgctcacCAACCCCCAGGCTGGCACTGCCTATG GGCCCTACTGCAGGAATGCTGTCCCTGCCACCCCACTCCTGGTGACAAACTCCAGCACTGTCATCGTCCTGTTCAACAGCACCAGCCACCACTCAGGACGAGGTCTCCTTCTGTCCTACGCCACCTCGCAGCACCCAG TGTGTACTGTCCCGCGGGCTGCAAGGACATCGACGGGGACATCTGGGGTAACCCCAGCCAGGGCTACCGGGAC GGGATCCCTCTCTGAGAAGCGGCTCGTATTCCACAaag CTTGTGATGATGCGCTGGAGGTGGCTGCCTTCAATGCCTCGTCCTGGTGGCACGAGGTGGACATGCTGGGCCAAGACAGAACCTGGGTGGCTGAACGGGCAGCGCTGGGCACCGCCGGTCACTCCTGGGCCACCGAACCTGGCACTGAGGCCGCCTGGCTGGAGCTGGACCTAGGCACCCGCAGGAATGTCACTG GCATCATCACAAAGGGGTCATCCGAGCAGCACAACTACTATGTGACGTCCTACCGGGTCTCCTCCAGCCGTGACGGGAAGAACTGGAGACCCTACAGAGGCAGCAGTGGCCAGGAGGACAAG ATCTTTGAAGGAAACACTGACAGCCGAGGGGAGGTCTCCAATGCCTTCATTCCCCCCATTGTCGCCCGCTATGTCCGTGTCACACCCCAGAGCTGGCACCAGCATGTGGCCTTGAAGGTAGCCTTGGTGGGCTGCCAGCTGGCACGGGTCCGCGTTCCCCGACCCTACG tgcccagtgtccccaaggaggtccctgtccccaccagccGCCCAGCCAGCCACACACCCATCCCTGGCATCACCCTGGATCCGGAGAAGACAG GCTCCACACTGCTGGTGATGCTGCTTATTGGCGGTTTcattctcctctgctccagcctccTGCTGCTGGTTTTCCTCTGCCGCAGGAAGAG GAAGCTGGCGGCAGAGCTTAACGGTGGGATCATGAAAG GGTACCCCAAGCTGGGTCCGAGCCAGGTGTGCTCCCTGCAGAGCCTGCCGCCCTCTGGCTCTGCACTGGCCTCGTTCCCCACGACGGCTGCGCCGGAGGACCTCGACCAGACCCATTCACCAG AATATGCTGAGCCAGATCTGGTGCAGGTGACCACCAGCAGCCAGACGGGACCCTCCACCTTCAAGCCTCTCCCGGATGAGGGCTACACTCTGCCACTGGTCGTGAGCCACTACGACGTGCCGGGAAAATACCACGAGTACGCAGAGCCGCTGCTGCCCGAGCCCGAGTACGCCACACCGTTCAGCGAGCCCGAACCCGCCAGCACCCACCGCAGCCCCGGCGGCATGCCAAGGCTCCCCGTTTCCTCCCCGCTGCGGTACGACGCACCCGCCCCGCGGGCCGGGGAGCTGCCCACCGGGGCGTGCACGATCCCCCGGGCGGAGCAGACTGCTGGCCCTGGTGGGGATGCCCCCTCTGTGGAGGGCGCCGTGGAGGACAGTCCTCTCTCGCACGTGTACCACGAGGCCTTGTGA